In Desertibacillus haloalkaliphilus, a single genomic region encodes these proteins:
- the glcT gene encoding glucose PTS transporter transcription antiterminator GlcT codes for MSRPFTVVKVLNNNVIIAEAENAAEVIVIGKGIGFGKKRGDTIANDQVDKLFLLANQQEQEEYKQLLSDVDETLVATVHDALQIVRKRLDQPLNERVHIALTDHLSFAIRRLENGIDIENPFLQETELLYPEEFALARDVVDLVNQTMATSLPEGEIGFVALHIHSAISNRSLSEIRSHSELLTALVSLIEEKLDLRIEPNSITYSRLVSHLQQVIERALKGEVTEGNERLIQVLKDDYPLCYNLSWQLIKIIQKQLKLPVAEAEAVYLTLHLQRLSSK; via the coding sequence ATGAGTAGGCCATTTACAGTTGTAAAAGTACTAAATAACAATGTGATCATCGCTGAGGCGGAGAATGCAGCTGAAGTTATTGTCATTGGGAAAGGCATTGGATTTGGCAAAAAGCGTGGGGACACGATCGCGAATGATCAAGTTGATAAATTATTTCTGTTAGCTAATCAACAGGAACAGGAAGAATACAAGCAGCTACTATCTGACGTCGATGAAACGCTTGTTGCAACTGTTCATGATGCGCTTCAAATCGTTAGAAAGCGTCTAGATCAACCGTTAAATGAGCGTGTTCATATTGCTTTAACTGACCATCTCTCTTTTGCGATTCGACGCTTAGAAAATGGGATTGATATCGAAAATCCTTTTTTACAGGAAACAGAACTGTTATATCCAGAGGAATTTGCTTTAGCCAGAGATGTTGTTGATTTGGTTAATCAAACAATGGCAACGAGTTTACCTGAAGGAGAGATTGGATTTGTGGCACTCCATATTCATAGTGCGATTTCAAATCGAAGCTTATCGGAGATACGAAGCCATTCCGAATTACTTACAGCACTAGTGTCGCTAATTGAGGAGAAGTTAGATCTTCGTATTGAGCCCAATTCGATCACATATTCACGGCTTGTAAGCCACCTCCAGCAAGTGATTGAGCGTGCATTAAAAGGAGAAGTAACCGAGGGGAATGAGAGATTAATTCAAGTGTTGAAAGACGATTATCCATTGTGCTATAATCTGTCTTGGCAGTTGATCAAAATTATCCAAAAGCAATTAAAATTACCTGTAGCCGAGGCAGAAGCGGTTTATTTAACACTGCACTTGCAAAGGCTTTCCTCTAAATAA
- the sdhB gene encoding succinate dehydrogenase iron-sulfur subunit has translation MSENVVRFIITRQDDANSSPYQEEFHIPYRNNMNVISALMEIRRNPINAKGEKTTPVTWDMNCLEEVCGACSMVINGKPRQSCTALVDQLEQPIRLEPMKTFPVVRDLMIDRQRMFDSLKKVKAWIPIDGTYDLGPGPRMAETKRQWAYELSKCMTCGVCLEACPNVNDKSEFIGPAPLSQVRLFNAHPTGEMNKEERLETIMGDGGLANCGNSQNCVQSCPKGIPLTTSISALNRSTTLQSFKNFFGSYA, from the coding sequence ATGAGCGAAAATGTAGTTCGTTTTATTATTACCCGTCAAGATGATGCCAATAGTAGCCCGTATCAAGAGGAGTTTCATATTCCATATCGAAACAATATGAATGTCATTTCAGCATTAATGGAGATTCGTCGTAATCCTATTAATGCAAAAGGTGAAAAAACAACACCAGTTACATGGGATATGAACTGTCTAGAAGAAGTATGTGGTGCATGTTCAATGGTTATCAATGGTAAGCCGCGTCAGTCATGTACAGCGCTTGTTGATCAATTAGAACAGCCAATTCGCCTAGAACCGATGAAAACATTCCCGGTCGTTCGTGATTTGATGATTGACCGTCAACGTATGTTTGATTCGCTTAAGAAAGTTAAAGCATGGATTCCAATTGACGGAACATATGATTTAGGTCCTGGGCCACGTATGGCAGAAACAAAGCGTCAATGGGCATATGAATTATCAAAATGTATGACATGTGGTGTATGTTTGGAAGCATGTCCAAATGTTAATGATAAGTCTGAATTTATCGGTCCAGCACCATTATCTCAAGTTCGTTTGTTTAATGCACACCCAACAGGTGAGATGAACAAAGAAGAACGACTTGAGACAATTATGGGTGACGGTGGACTTGCGAACTGTGGTAACTCGCAAAACTGTGTTCAGTCTTGTCCAAAAGGAATTCCATTAACAACATCAATTTCAGCATTAAACCGCTCAACAACGTTACAATCATTTAAAAACTTCTTTGGAAGCTATGCTTAA
- a CDS encoding helix-turn-helix domain-containing protein has translation MKGSEYGPKPLLTKREREVFELLVQDQTTKEIAQQLFISEKTVRNHISNTMQKLGVKGRSQAVIELIRLGEIEI, from the coding sequence TTGAAAGGATCAGAATACGGACCAAAACCTTTACTGACAAAAAGGGAACGAGAAGTATTCGAGCTACTTGTTCAAGATCAGACGACAAAGGAGATTGCGCAACAACTGTTTATCAGTGAGAAAACTGTGCGTAATCACATCTCTAATACGATGCAAAAGCTTGGAGTTAAGGGGCGCTCCCAGGCGGTCATTGAGTTAATTAGGTTAGGGGAAATTGAAATTTAG
- a CDS encoding TrkH family potassium uptake protein, translated as MKLAFKHLLTPFRIIMISYIAAMILFSILLYLPISHQEGVQLSFSEALFTSVSAVSVTGLTVVNVSETYSFTGIVFLALAVQLGGIGIMTLGTFVWMLFRRKIVLSQRMLIMVDHNQNTFSGLVNLMRGILVVALIIEIIGAFILGTYYLRYFDTTLEAYYQGAFAALSAFTNAGFDITGESLIPFANDYYVQLVTILLIFAGAIGFPVLVEVKEYFSRRDPHFKFSLFTKITTITYFVVFLIGVIGIWLLERGHFYVGLEWHQQLFYSLFNSATSRSGGLATMDVSELSIATLLFISGLMIIGASPSSVGGGIRTTTLAIMFLTIRSFALGKSDVKVFGREIHPEDKQKAFIVLSVFTMMLFVAVMLIAAFESGNNIELIAIIFEASSAFGTCGLSTGVTADLSWPSKVVLMVLMFIGRIGLLVFLFSVRRREQKSYFKYPTERIIIG; from the coding sequence ATGAAGCTTGCATTTAAACATCTGTTAACTCCCTTTAGAATTATTATGATCTCGTATATTGCTGCGATGATTCTTTTTAGTATTTTGCTTTATTTACCAATATCCCATCAAGAGGGTGTCCAGTTGTCGTTTTCAGAAGCATTGTTTACGTCAGTAAGTGCGGTCAGTGTAACTGGTTTAACGGTCGTAAATGTATCAGAGACGTACAGCTTTACCGGTATTGTCTTTTTGGCCCTTGCGGTTCAACTCGGTGGTATCGGGATTATGACATTAGGGACCTTTGTTTGGATGTTGTTTCGTAGGAAAATCGTCTTATCGCAGCGGATGTTGATCATGGTCGATCACAACCAAAATACATTTTCAGGGTTAGTGAATTTAATGCGTGGCATTTTAGTCGTTGCATTGATCATCGAAATAATCGGTGCGTTTATTTTAGGCACGTATTACCTCCGTTATTTTGATACGACACTTGAAGCATACTACCAAGGAGCTTTTGCGGCGTTAAGTGCATTTACGAATGCAGGATTTGACATAACTGGTGAGTCACTGATTCCGTTTGCCAATGATTACTACGTTCAACTTGTAACGATTTTATTAATCTTTGCCGGTGCGATTGGTTTCCCGGTATTAGTTGAAGTCAAGGAATACTTTTCAAGACGTGACCCGCATTTTAAATTTAGTTTATTTACGAAAATCACGACAATTACGTATTTTGTTGTTTTTTTAATCGGGGTCATTGGCATCTGGCTCCTTGAGCGAGGGCACTTTTATGTCGGTCTAGAGTGGCATCAACAGCTTTTTTATTCATTGTTTAATTCTGCAACTTCAAGAAGTGGTGGGTTAGCAACGATGGACGTATCTGAGTTAAGTATAGCTACGTTGCTGTTTATTTCAGGACTGATGATTATCGGTGCAAGTCCTTCTAGTGTTGGCGGTGGTATTCGTACAACGACGCTCGCGATCATGTTCTTGACAATCCGCAGTTTTGCACTTGGAAAAAGCGATGTCAAGGTGTTTGGACGAGAAATTCATCCTGAGGATAAGCAGAAAGCATTTATCGTTCTATCCGTATTCACAATGATGCTCTTTGTTGCTGTGATGTTAATCGCTGCATTTGAAAGTGGTAATAACATTGAACTGATTGCGATCATTTTTGAGGCGAGTTCAGCCTTTGGAACGTGTGGTTTATCAACAGGGGTTACAGCGGACTTAAGTTGGCCAAGTAAAGTCGTATTAATGGTGCTGATGTTTATCGGACGAATTGGTTTACTTGTCTTTCTATTTTCTGTTCGACGTCGTGAGCAGAAGAGCTACTTTAAGTATCCGACTGAGCGGATCATTATTGGATAA
- a CDS encoding succinate dehydrogenase cytochrome b558 subunit produces MAANREFMNRRLHSLLGVIPVGLFLVQHLVINHFATGGASAFNQAAQFMENLPFRYFLEIFLIFIPLLYHAIYGLYIAFQARNNTSKYGYFRNWMFLLQRVTGVITLIFVVWHVWETRIQAALGVHVDYNMMADILSSPFMLVFYIVGVVSTTFHFANGLWSFAVSWGITVTPRSQQIATYVTLGIFVVLTFIGIRAILAFINPDLANI; encoded by the coding sequence ATGGCCGCAAATCGAGAGTTTATGAACCGAAGACTTCACTCCTTGTTAGGAGTCATTCCAGTAGGACTCTTCTTGGTTCAGCATTTGGTTATTAACCATTTTGCTACAGGGGGAGCAAGTGCATTTAACCAAGCTGCACAATTTATGGAGAATCTACCATTTCGCTATTTTCTAGAGATTTTTCTTATTTTTATTCCATTACTTTACCATGCAATCTATGGTCTATATATCGCTTTTCAAGCGAGAAACAATACGAGCAAGTACGGATATTTCCGTAACTGGATGTTCTTATTACAGCGTGTTACTGGGGTTATCACGTTAATCTTCGTTGTTTGGCATGTTTGGGAAACTCGTATTCAAGCAGCACTCGGCGTGCATGTAGATTATAATATGATGGCCGATATTTTAAGTAGTCCATTTATGCTAGTTTTCTATATTGTTGGTGTTGTATCAACAACATTCCACTTTGCAAATGGGTTATGGTCATTTGCCGTTTCTTGGGGGATTACAGTTACTCCACGTTCACAACAAATTGCTACATACGTGACATTAGGTATCTTTGTCGTATTAACATTTATCGGTATTCGAGCGATTTTAGCATTTATTAATCCAGATCTAGCCAATATTTAA
- a CDS encoding YslB family protein, with protein sequence MSKHTPLDKNVKREASSFGYQLLRADVLANLLGKEQEQILYWAGKSLARKYKLSSIDEVIVFFNQADWGTLAVIKEKKTEMMFQLTDHLYDESHPYSVQLEAGFLAEQIQQIKSRIAETTVKQKKATFVFTVQWDHKDEV encoded by the coding sequence ATGAGTAAACACACCCCCCTAGACAAAAACGTTAAACGAGAAGCTTCAAGCTTTGGCTACCAACTCTTGCGAGCAGATGTATTAGCCAACCTACTTGGAAAAGAACAAGAACAAATCCTTTATTGGGCTGGTAAATCACTAGCTCGAAAATATAAGCTTTCATCCATTGATGAGGTTATTGTTTTTTTTAACCAGGCTGATTGGGGAACGCTAGCAGTCATCAAAGAAAAGAAAACGGAAATGATGTTTCAATTAACGGATCACCTCTATGATGAAAGCCACCCATATTCTGTCCAGTTAGAAGCTGGATTTCTCGCTGAGCAAATTCAACAGATCAAATCACGTATTGCTGAAACGACGGTCAAACAAAAGAAAGCTACATTTGTATTTACCGTCCAATGGGATCATAAAGATGAGGTTTAA
- the sdhA gene encoding succinate dehydrogenase flavoprotein subunit gives MSKGKIVVVGGGLAGLMATIKAAEKGVPVDLLSLVPVKRSHSVCAQGGMNGAVNTKGEGDSPWEHFDDTVYGGDFLANQPPVKAMCEAAPGIIHLMDRMGVMFNRTAEGLLDFRRFGGTQHHRTAFAGATTGQQLLYALDEQVRRHETSGLVNKYEGWEFLSAILDDEGNCRGVTAQDLRTMEIKEFPADAVIMATGGPGIIFGKSTNSVINTGFAASSLYQQGVYYANGEFIQIHPTAIPGDDKLRLMSESARGEGGRVWTYKDGKPWYFLEEKYPAYGNLVPRDIATREIFSVCVDQKLGINGENMVYLDLSHKDPKELDIKLGGIIEIYEKFMGDDPRKVPMKIFPAVHYSMGGMWIDFNQMTNIPGLFAAGECDYSQHGANRLGANSLLSAIYGGMVAGPNAVNYINGLEKSTDSLPSSVFENQVKKEQEKFDKIMSMDGTENAYVLHKELGEWMTDNVTVVRENKKLLETDNKIQELMERYENISITDTAKWSNQGASFTRQLEGMLHMARVVTLGAYNRNESRGAHYKPEFPDRNDEEWLKTTKAKFNPNTNAPEFEYEDVDVSLIKPRKRDYSQKKQGAGKS, from the coding sequence ATGAGTAAAGGTAAAATTGTAGTTGTCGGTGGTGGATTAGCGGGTCTAATGGCAACGATCAAAGCGGCAGAAAAAGGCGTGCCAGTCGACCTATTATCATTAGTACCAGTGAAACGTTCTCACTCTGTGTGCGCACAAGGCGGTATGAACGGTGCTGTAAATACGAAAGGTGAAGGGGATTCACCATGGGAGCACTTTGATGATACGGTTTATGGGGGCGACTTCCTTGCAAACCAACCGCCTGTTAAAGCGATGTGTGAGGCTGCACCTGGTATTATTCACTTAATGGACCGTATGGGAGTTATGTTCAACCGTACCGCAGAAGGGTTACTAGATTTCCGTCGTTTCGGTGGAACGCAGCATCACCGTACAGCGTTTGCTGGTGCAACAACAGGACAACAATTATTATATGCATTAGATGAGCAAGTGCGCCGTCATGAGACGTCTGGCCTTGTTAACAAATATGAAGGATGGGAATTCCTGTCGGCAATTTTAGATGATGAAGGGAATTGTCGTGGTGTAACAGCACAAGACTTACGAACAATGGAAATTAAAGAGTTCCCTGCGGATGCTGTTATTATGGCCACAGGTGGACCAGGGATTATCTTTGGTAAGTCAACAAACTCGGTTATTAACACAGGATTTGCGGCATCAAGCCTTTATCAACAAGGTGTATATTATGCAAATGGTGAGTTTATTCAAATTCACCCAACAGCGATTCCTGGAGATGACAAGTTACGCCTTATGAGTGAGTCAGCTCGTGGTGAAGGTGGACGAGTATGGACGTATAAGGACGGTAAGCCATGGTACTTCCTTGAAGAAAAGTACCCTGCCTATGGTAACCTTGTTCCACGTGATATTGCTACACGTGAAATCTTTAGTGTCTGTGTCGATCAGAAGCTTGGAATCAACGGCGAAAACATGGTTTATCTTGACCTATCACATAAAGACCCTAAAGAACTTGATATTAAGCTTGGCGGTATTATTGAAATCTATGAAAAATTCATGGGTGATGATCCGCGTAAAGTGCCGATGAAGATTTTCCCTGCCGTTCACTATTCTATGGGTGGTATGTGGATTGACTTTAACCAAATGACAAACATTCCAGGTTTATTTGCTGCCGGAGAATGTGATTATTCTCAGCACGGTGCGAATCGACTTGGTGCAAACTCGTTACTATCAGCGATTTATGGTGGTATGGTTGCAGGTCCAAATGCAGTTAATTATATTAATGGCCTTGAGAAATCAACAGATTCTCTACCTTCTTCTGTCTTTGAAAATCAAGTGAAGAAGGAACAAGAGAAGTTTGATAAGATTATGTCAATGGACGGTACTGAAAATGCTTACGTCCTTCACAAAGAACTAGGCGAATGGATGACAGATAACGTTACGGTTGTACGTGAAAATAAAAAGCTTCTAGAAACAGATAACAAGATCCAAGAATTAATGGAACGCTATGAAAATATCAGCATTACTGATACGGCAAAATGGAGCAACCAAGGGGCTTCATTTACACGTCAGCTTGAGGGAATGCTTCACATGGCACGCGTGGTTACGTTAGGTGCATATAACCGAAATGAAAGCCGTGGTGCACACTACAAGCCTGAATTCCCGGATCGTAATGATGAAGAATGGTTAAAGACAACAAAAGCGAAATTTAACCCGAATACAAATGCACCAGAGTTCGAATATGAAGATGTTGATGTGTCGCTAATCAAGCCTCGTAAACGCGACTACTCCCAAAAAAAGCAAGGAGCTGGTAAGTCATGA
- a CDS encoding acyl-CoA thioesterase codes for MPTIPYIENFSDWVDSFSYHHSITVRFSETDAFGHLNNTNVFVYFEEARIEFLKTLGLMERWMRQESESILVTGDLQCDYLKQVFFDEKLDIYVKVATIGRTSADIHYMAKNEEGDVCFTGRGRIVQVSKQTNRSIAWDDAVKVALTGESIASK; via the coding sequence ATGCCAACAATTCCATACATCGAAAATTTTAGTGACTGGGTAGATTCATTTTCATATCACCATTCGATAACTGTTCGATTTTCAGAAACAGATGCATTTGGTCACCTGAATAACACGAATGTTTTTGTCTATTTTGAAGAAGCGAGAATTGAGTTCTTGAAGACATTAGGTTTGATGGAACGCTGGATGCGGCAAGAGAGTGAGTCGATCCTTGTGACCGGTGATTTGCAATGTGACTATTTAAAACAAGTGTTTTTTGATGAGAAGTTAGACATCTATGTGAAGGTCGCTACGATTGGACGAACGTCTGCTGACATTCACTATATGGCGAAAAATGAAGAAGGTGATGTTTGTTTTACTGGAAGAGGAAGAATCGTCCAAGTTTCCAAACAAACAAATCGTTCAATTGCATGGGATGATGCCGTTAAAGTGGCGCTCACAGGAGAAAGCATTGCCAGTAAATAG